One stretch of Anguilla anguilla isolate fAngAng1 chromosome 5, fAngAng1.pri, whole genome shotgun sequence DNA includes these proteins:
- the det1 gene encoding DET1 homolog isoform X1: MDSTRDRENARSMEDESPTLKPRRIQNQNVVHRLERRRICSGRAGAHWYRVRCFHQNLFPNFTVVNVEKPPCFLRKFSPDGRCFIAFSSDQTSLEIYEYQGCQAAEDLLLGQTGETLANGNDQRSLNIRGRLFERFFSLLHVTNVASNGEHLNRECSLFTDDCRYVIVGSAAYLPEEPHPHFFEVYRNNESVTPNPRSPLEDYSLHIIDLHTGRLCDTRAFKCDKIILSHNQGLYLYRNILAVLSVQQQTIHVFQVTPEGTFLDVRTIGRFCYEDDLLTLSAVYPEAQAEGQAGLSRLYKEKTINSLKHRLLVYLWRRAEQDGSATAKRRFFQFFDQLRQLRMWKMQLLDEHHLFIKYTSEDVVTLRVTDPSQPSFFVVYNMVSTEVMAVFENTADKLLELFENFCDLFRNATLHSEAVQFPCSASSNNFARQVQRRFKDTIVNAKYGGHTEAVRRLLGQLPISAQSYSSSPYLDLSLFSYDDKWVSVMERPKTCGDHPIRFYARDSGLLKFKIQAGLLGRPINHAVRRLVAFTFHPFEPFAISVQRTNAEYVVNFHMRHVCV, encoded by the exons ATGGATTCAACAAGGGACC GTGAAAACGCTCGTAGCATGGAGGACGAATCCCCCACACTGAAGCCTCGTCGTATTCAGAACCAGAACGTGGTCCACCGACTGGAGCGGCGTCGTATCTGCTCGGGCCGCGCCGGAGCGCACTGGTACCGGGTACGCTGCTTCCACCAGAACCTCTTCCCCAATTTCACGGTGGTCAACGTGGAGAAGCCGCCTTGCTTCCTGCGCAAGTTCTCCCCGGACGGACGTTGCTTCATTGCCTTTTCTTCGGACCAGACCTCGCTGGAGATCTACGAATATCAGGGTTGCCAGGCGGCGGAGGACCTGCTGCTGGGACAGACGGGGGAGACCTTGGCCAACGGGAACGACCAGCGCTCCCTGAACATACGGGGTCGCCTCTTCGAGCGTTTCTTCTCTTTGCTACACGTCACCAATGTGGCTTCCAACGGGGAGCACTTGAATAGAGAATGCAGCCTCTTCACGGACGACTGTCGCTACGTCATCGTGGGCTCGGCGGCCTACCTGCCCGAGGAGCCCCACCCACACTTCTTCGAGGTGTACCGGAACAATGAGTCAgtcacccccaacccccgctCCCCGCTGGAAGACTATTCCCTGCACATTATTGACCTGCACACCGGCCGCCTCTGTGACACACGGGCCTTCAAGTGCGATAAGATCATTCTCTCGCACAACCAGGGGCTCTACCTGTATCGCAACATCTTGGCTGTCCTCTCTGTTCAGCAACAGACTATTCACGTTTTTCAG GTGACCCCGGAGGGAACCTTCCTGGACGTGCGGACGATCGGGCGCTTCTGCTACGAAGATGACCTTCTGACGCTGTCGGCGGTTTACCCGGAGGCGCAGGCGGAGGGGCAGGCGGGGCTCTCGCGCCTCTACAAAGAGAAGACCATCAACTCTCTGAAGCACCGGCTGCTGGTGTACCTGTGGCGCCGGGCGGAGCAGGACGGCAGCGCGACCGCCAAGCGCCGCTTCTTCCAGTTCTTCGACCAGCTGCGCCAGCTGCGCATGTGGAAGATGCAGCTCCTGGACGAGCACCACCTGTTCATCAAGTACACCAGCGAAGACGTGGTCACCCTGCGTGTCACAGACCCCTCCCAG CCATCCTTTTTTGTCGTGTACAACATGGTGTCCACCGAGGTCATGGCAGTTTTCGAGAACACCGCCGACAAGCTCCTGGAACTTTTTGAGAATTTCTGCGATCTTTTCCGAAACGCCACGCTCCACAGCGAGGCCGTGCAGTTCCCCTGCTCCGCCTCCAGCAACAACTTTGCCCGGCAGGTTCAGCGAAG GTTTAAGGACACGATCGTGAACGCCAAGTACGGGGGTCACACAGAGGCGGTGAGGCGGCTCCTCGGCCAGCTCCCCATCAGCGCCCAGTCCTATAGCAGCAGCCCCTACCTGGACCTCTCGCTCTTCAGCTACGATGATAAGTGGGTGTCTGTGATGGAGCGGCCAAAGACATGCGGGGATCATCCAATAAG GTTTTATGCTCGGGACTCGGGATTGCTAAAGTTCAAAATCCAGGCGGGACTCCTGGGGCGACCTATTAACCACGCGGTGCGGAGGCTGGTGGCTTTCACCTTCCACCCCTTTGAGCCCTTTGCCATATCGGTTCAGCGGACCAACGCCGAATACGTTGTCAACTTCCACATGCGccacgtgtgtgtctga
- the det1 gene encoding DET1 homolog isoform X2 translates to MEDESPTLKPRRIQNQNVVHRLERRRICSGRAGAHWYRVRCFHQNLFPNFTVVNVEKPPCFLRKFSPDGRCFIAFSSDQTSLEIYEYQGCQAAEDLLLGQTGETLANGNDQRSLNIRGRLFERFFSLLHVTNVASNGEHLNRECSLFTDDCRYVIVGSAAYLPEEPHPHFFEVYRNNESVTPNPRSPLEDYSLHIIDLHTGRLCDTRAFKCDKIILSHNQGLYLYRNILAVLSVQQQTIHVFQVTPEGTFLDVRTIGRFCYEDDLLTLSAVYPEAQAEGQAGLSRLYKEKTINSLKHRLLVYLWRRAEQDGSATAKRRFFQFFDQLRQLRMWKMQLLDEHHLFIKYTSEDVVTLRVTDPSQPSFFVVYNMVSTEVMAVFENTADKLLELFENFCDLFRNATLHSEAVQFPCSASSNNFARQVQRRFKDTIVNAKYGGHTEAVRRLLGQLPISAQSYSSSPYLDLSLFSYDDKWVSVMERPKTCGDHPIRFYARDSGLLKFKIQAGLLGRPINHAVRRLVAFTFHPFEPFAISVQRTNAEYVVNFHMRHVCV, encoded by the exons ATGGAGGACGAATCCCCCACACTGAAGCCTCGTCGTATTCAGAACCAGAACGTGGTCCACCGACTGGAGCGGCGTCGTATCTGCTCGGGCCGCGCCGGAGCGCACTGGTACCGGGTACGCTGCTTCCACCAGAACCTCTTCCCCAATTTCACGGTGGTCAACGTGGAGAAGCCGCCTTGCTTCCTGCGCAAGTTCTCCCCGGACGGACGTTGCTTCATTGCCTTTTCTTCGGACCAGACCTCGCTGGAGATCTACGAATATCAGGGTTGCCAGGCGGCGGAGGACCTGCTGCTGGGACAGACGGGGGAGACCTTGGCCAACGGGAACGACCAGCGCTCCCTGAACATACGGGGTCGCCTCTTCGAGCGTTTCTTCTCTTTGCTACACGTCACCAATGTGGCTTCCAACGGGGAGCACTTGAATAGAGAATGCAGCCTCTTCACGGACGACTGTCGCTACGTCATCGTGGGCTCGGCGGCCTACCTGCCCGAGGAGCCCCACCCACACTTCTTCGAGGTGTACCGGAACAATGAGTCAgtcacccccaacccccgctCCCCGCTGGAAGACTATTCCCTGCACATTATTGACCTGCACACCGGCCGCCTCTGTGACACACGGGCCTTCAAGTGCGATAAGATCATTCTCTCGCACAACCAGGGGCTCTACCTGTATCGCAACATCTTGGCTGTCCTCTCTGTTCAGCAACAGACTATTCACGTTTTTCAG GTGACCCCGGAGGGAACCTTCCTGGACGTGCGGACGATCGGGCGCTTCTGCTACGAAGATGACCTTCTGACGCTGTCGGCGGTTTACCCGGAGGCGCAGGCGGAGGGGCAGGCGGGGCTCTCGCGCCTCTACAAAGAGAAGACCATCAACTCTCTGAAGCACCGGCTGCTGGTGTACCTGTGGCGCCGGGCGGAGCAGGACGGCAGCGCGACCGCCAAGCGCCGCTTCTTCCAGTTCTTCGACCAGCTGCGCCAGCTGCGCATGTGGAAGATGCAGCTCCTGGACGAGCACCACCTGTTCATCAAGTACACCAGCGAAGACGTGGTCACCCTGCGTGTCACAGACCCCTCCCAG CCATCCTTTTTTGTCGTGTACAACATGGTGTCCACCGAGGTCATGGCAGTTTTCGAGAACACCGCCGACAAGCTCCTGGAACTTTTTGAGAATTTCTGCGATCTTTTCCGAAACGCCACGCTCCACAGCGAGGCCGTGCAGTTCCCCTGCTCCGCCTCCAGCAACAACTTTGCCCGGCAGGTTCAGCGAAG GTTTAAGGACACGATCGTGAACGCCAAGTACGGGGGTCACACAGAGGCGGTGAGGCGGCTCCTCGGCCAGCTCCCCATCAGCGCCCAGTCCTATAGCAGCAGCCCCTACCTGGACCTCTCGCTCTTCAGCTACGATGATAAGTGGGTGTCTGTGATGGAGCGGCCAAAGACATGCGGGGATCATCCAATAAG GTTTTATGCTCGGGACTCGGGATTGCTAAAGTTCAAAATCCAGGCGGGACTCCTGGGGCGACCTATTAACCACGCGGTGCGGAGGCTGGTGGCTTTCACCTTCCACCCCTTTGAGCCCTTTGCCATATCGGTTCAGCGGACCAACGCCGAATACGTTGTCAACTTCCACATGCGccacgtgtgtgtctga